Proteins from one Candidatus Nomurabacteria bacterium genomic window:
- a CDS encoding FtsX-like permease family protein, with translation MRIIRIGLLLGWRQIQRASKWTTLLIISVMMLTFLNLIAVSGVLVGLIEGAERAVRAESLGDIILSEKSGENNIIETASVLRELATYPEIEAYTARYQGAGQLEANYKERRSLSAERDTATVNVTGIDPLQEEKFSSLSKNITRGEYLDPSEEGYILIGYYYLDESADKFGDLFDTLAIKEPGETVRLTVGNVSKEFIVKGIVESKVDDVSLNTYIPEREFRRLFDRIDNNADRILIRVGQTGSEADLKTLLLQNELDKYAKIQTFDEGKPKFITDIKSTMNLLGTFIGSIGIVVASITIFIIIFINALSRRQQIGILKGIGIDRSAIEVAYVFQAAVYAIVGSGLGALLTYGFLLGYFERNPIKFPFSDGVLVAPPEETFLRFIVLFVVTLAAGFLPAWMIVKQNTLNSILGRK, from the coding sequence ATGCGCATCATCCGCATCGGACTTCTTCTTGGCTGGCGACAGATCCAGCGTGCAAGTAAGTGGACCACCCTCCTCATCATTTCAGTGATGATGCTTACCTTTTTAAACCTGATCGCGGTCTCTGGTGTCCTAGTTGGCCTCATCGAAGGAGCCGAGCGTGCTGTACGAGCTGAGTCTCTCGGGGATATCATATTGAGTGAGAAAAGTGGTGAAAATAATATTATCGAAACTGCCAGCGTGTTGCGGGAACTAGCTACCTATCCAGAGATTGAAGCTTATACTGCGCGCTACCAAGGCGCCGGGCAGCTTGAGGCAAACTACAAAGAACGACGCAGCTTGAGCGCTGAACGGGACACCGCAACTGTGAATGTGACCGGGATCGATCCGCTGCAAGAAGAAAAATTTTCATCCCTTAGCAAGAACATCACCCGCGGCGAATACCTCGATCCGTCGGAAGAGGGCTACATCCTCATTGGATACTACTACCTTGACGAATCCGCTGATAAATTCGGCGACTTATTTGATACGCTCGCCATCAAAGAGCCAGGCGAAACAGTCCGCTTAACAGTCGGAAATGTGTCGAAAGAGTTTATCGTCAAAGGTATCGTTGAATCTAAGGTGGATGATGTTTCGCTCAACACATACATTCCTGAACGCGAGTTCCGACGTCTCTTTGATCGCATTGATAATAATGCCGATCGTATTCTCATCCGAGTCGGTCAAACTGGATCAGAAGCCGACCTGAAGACACTACTGCTACAAAATGAGCTCGATAAATATGCCAAGATCCAAACCTTTGACGAAGGTAAGCCAAAATTCATCACTGACATCAAAAGCACAATGAACTTACTCGGAACCTTCATTGGCTCAATTGGCATCGTCGTAGCATCAATCACGATCTTCATCATCATCTTCATCAATGCTCTCTCCAGACGCCAGCAGATCGGTATTCTCAAGGGCATCGGTATCGATCGAAGTGCCATTGAAGTAGCGTATGTCTTCCAGGCAGCAGTGTATGCAATCGTCGGCTCTGGCTTAGGAGCACTTTTGACATACGGTTTCTTACTCGGATACTTTGAACGAAATCCGATCAAGTTCCCCTTTAGTGATGGGGTCTTGGTAGCGCCACCAGAAGAGACCTTCTTGCGTTTTATCGTTCTCTTCGTCGTAACTCTTGCAGCTGGTTTCTTGCCCGCCTGGATGATCGTGAAACAAAACACCCTTAACTCGATCTTAGGTCGTAAGTAG
- a CDS encoding HlyD family efflux transporter periplasmic adaptor subunit yields MQKLLHHRYTYVAAALLAIIVVITMAHGASQRNKQEFITTSVERGTVQQLVSVSGVAEAEQTAELAFPVGGIVEEVLVDTGDVVEKGDIIAKIDARTLYADRQDAAAAVATAVANRDELLSGLTDSARDLVAENLATAKEALSTTKENEAQKIANAYQALLSSGLTVYSNDDTEDATPPTVSGTYTCNQEGSYTLEVFLSKSESGYSYRLSGIETGTYVISTEQPVPLGTCGLRIIFDADSIYNRSVWHIDIPNTKSSSYITNRNAYALAQTQAESAILLAEQAVAVAEADATNQNAPARSEAITRANAAVAQAQARLNRIDATIADRTLRAPFSGTITNIDILPGETVTTAPIVTLLADTAFEVTARIPEIDIGKLLVDQRASMVFDARSEETLGGTISFISPQATEIDGVAYYEAIIQFDEVPAWIRSGLNADIDIIITERTDTLRVPKRFVSQRDGVYEVLRLQNDTTASTTIEVLLEGNDGFVAITGLTEGDILLAP; encoded by the coding sequence ATGCAAAAACTCCTCCACCACCGCTACACATATGTAGCAGCCGCTCTCCTAGCGATCATCGTCGTCATTACGATGGCACACGGCGCCAGCCAGCGAAACAAGCAAGAATTCATCACAACCTCAGTTGAGCGCGGTACCGTACAGCAACTAGTCTCTGTATCAGGCGTCGCAGAGGCTGAACAAACTGCTGAGCTCGCATTTCCAGTAGGAGGGATCGTCGAAGAAGTCCTGGTAGACACGGGGGATGTCGTTGAAAAAGGCGATATTATCGCCAAGATCGATGCGCGAACACTCTATGCTGACCGCCAAGATGCCGCAGCTGCAGTCGCTACAGCAGTTGCCAACCGCGATGAGCTTTTATCCGGCCTGACTGATTCCGCACGTGACCTCGTCGCAGAAAATCTCGCAACCGCAAAAGAGGCACTCAGCACCACCAAAGAGAATGAGGCTCAAAAGATCGCAAATGCATACCAAGCCCTGCTCTCTTCTGGTCTGACAGTCTACTCAAATGACGACACTGAAGACGCCACTCCACCAACCGTCAGCGGGACATACACTTGCAACCAAGAAGGCAGCTACACCCTCGAAGTATTTTTATCTAAGTCAGAATCAGGATACTCCTACCGACTATCAGGGATCGAGACTGGCACCTACGTGATCTCGACCGAGCAACCAGTACCCCTTGGCACCTGTGGCCTCCGGATCATCTTTGATGCTGACTCCATCTACAACCGATCCGTGTGGCACATTGATATCCCAAACACGAAATCAAGTAGCTACATCACAAACCGCAACGCCTATGCACTCGCACAAACCCAAGCGGAGAGCGCTATCCTGCTCGCTGAGCAAGCAGTCGCAGTCGCAGAAGCTGACGCTACTAATCAGAATGCCCCCGCACGAAGCGAAGCGATCACTCGTGCCAACGCTGCGGTCGCGCAGGCACAAGCCCGCCTAAATCGCATTGATGCGACCATCGCAGATCGCACTCTACGAGCACCGTTTTCTGGCACTATCACTAACATCGATATCCTTCCTGGCGAAACAGTTACCACTGCACCGATCGTAACACTGCTCGCCGACACTGCTTTTGAGGTAACTGCTCGCATCCCAGAGATCGATATCGGCAAGCTGCTCGTGGATCAGCGCGCAAGCATGGTCTTTGACGCTCGTTCAGAAGAAACGCTTGGCGGTACGATTTCTTTTATCTCTCCACAAGCAACCGAGATCGACGGTGTCGCATATTATGAAGCGATCATTCAATTCGACGAGGTTCCAGCTTGGATCCGTAGTGGACTGAATGCTGACATCGATATCATAATCACTGAGCGGACAGATACTCTTCGGGTGCCAAAACGCTTCGTTTCTCAAAGAGATGGGGTATACGAGGTGCTCCGATTACAAAACGACACCACCGCTTCAACTACCATTGAAGTACTACTTGAGGGGAACGACGGTTTTGTAGCAATTACTGGTCTTACTGAGGGCGACATCCTCCTCGCCCCATAA
- a CDS encoding S8 family serine peptidase — MSFFKSVSVGAIVTLGVGLFILAAAVVGDFDRDSIPDQQAGALNARIDQVADQVSDVISAVDQLAAANGANANNDRMTVDSGDMSNTLLLRFKSGISETAMQNIFKNSGVTMVDEIGQINVKVLRVPEQALESVREALSHNPRVEFVEVNELVQPDFVPNDPEYPNQWHHGVIGSPLAWDIASNTPIVVAVADTGVKATQPDLNGIVLPGFNTVDNTTNSDDAHNHGTWVAGTIAAIGNNATQVAGVAYGTKILPIRISNSADGYAYISDMAQAITYAADHGAKIVNISYGGAAGSATIWNAGAYMKSKGGLTFVSAGNDNTDYGYADSADIIVVAATTNADSKASFSSYGNFVDISAPGSGIRTTAKGGGTASVSGTSFSSPVTAAVAALVWMTNPSLDPDTVEQILKDTAKDLGASGWDKYYGWGRVNAGAAVALAKAIEGPAPDTTAPTVTFGQPLENAEVSGVVSVAVDAVDNVGVDRVVLRVNGTEIGTDRNAPYQFTIDTYEYENGVITLEAVAYDASGNLSSVSRTVTVLNVPDVEAPTVRVVSPADGAGVSTKKAFNISVSASDNVGVAELDILFDGVVRAACTNSSSCSASVNARKESQGTHTITAVAYDAAGNVAVVDSVVNIGSSSTGDSGSGDSGTTKPVKCEPWPSCR; from the coding sequence ATGTCTTTCTTTAAAAGTGTGTCCGTTGGTGCGATCGTGACACTCGGTGTTGGCTTGTTCATTCTTGCAGCAGCCGTGGTCGGCGATTTTGATCGTGACTCAATACCTGACCAGCAAGCGGGGGCGCTTAATGCACGGATCGATCAGGTGGCCGATCAAGTTTCGGATGTCATAAGTGCAGTGGATCAATTGGCCGCTGCAAATGGAGCGAATGCCAATAATGATCGAATGACAGTTGATTCAGGTGACATGTCTAACACGCTCTTGTTGCGTTTTAAGTCGGGTATCTCAGAGACCGCAATGCAGAATATCTTTAAGAATTCTGGAGTCACTATGGTAGATGAGATCGGACAGATAAATGTCAAAGTGCTTCGTGTACCAGAGCAGGCACTTGAATCAGTACGAGAAGCACTCTCGCATAATCCACGAGTGGAATTTGTTGAGGTTAATGAATTAGTGCAACCAGACTTTGTTCCAAATGATCCTGAGTATCCAAATCAGTGGCATCATGGTGTGATCGGTTCGCCGCTTGCATGGGACATTGCATCAAATACACCAATTGTAGTAGCGGTTGCAGACACGGGCGTTAAGGCGACTCAGCCAGATCTTAACGGGATCGTTCTCCCGGGGTTCAACACAGTAGACAACACAACCAATAGTGATGATGCTCACAACCATGGTACATGGGTGGCAGGTACGATCGCAGCGATCGGCAACAACGCAACACAAGTGGCTGGTGTTGCGTACGGTACCAAGATCTTGCCGATCCGCATCTCAAATAGCGCTGATGGTTATGCGTATATCTCAGATATGGCGCAAGCGATCACGTATGCAGCTGATCATGGCGCTAAAATAGTCAACATTAGTTATGGTGGTGCAGCTGGAAGTGCGACGATCTGGAACGCTGGAGCATACATGAAGAGTAAAGGAGGTCTCACATTTGTATCGGCGGGTAACGACAATACAGACTATGGATACGCTGACAGTGCAGACATCATTGTGGTTGCTGCTACGACCAATGCTGACTCTAAAGCGAGTTTCTCAAGTTATGGAAACTTTGTAGATATTTCTGCACCAGGTTCTGGTATCCGAACCACCGCGAAGGGTGGTGGTACCGCTTCGGTCAGCGGTACCTCCTTCTCGTCACCTGTGACAGCAGCTGTTGCTGCTTTAGTGTGGATGACAAACCCATCACTCGATCCAGATACAGTGGAACAGATCCTAAAAGATACTGCCAAAGATCTAGGTGCTAGCGGTTGGGATAAATACTACGGCTGGGGCCGTGTCAATGCTGGTGCAGCGGTGGCACTGGCTAAAGCTATTGAAGGACCTGCGCCTGATACTACCGCACCAACAGTTACTTTTGGACAGCCGCTTGAGAACGCTGAAGTGTCAGGAGTTGTGTCAGTGGCTGTAGATGCGGTTGATAATGTCGGTGTTGATCGAGTGGTCTTGCGAGTGAATGGGACTGAAATTGGTACTGATAGGAATGCGCCGTATCAATTCACGATTGATACCTATGAGTACGAGAATGGTGTGATCACGCTTGAAGCTGTTGCGTACGATGCGAGTGGTAACCTTAGTTCGGTATCGCGAACGGTGACAGTACTGAATGTACCTGATGTTGAGGCGCCAACGGTACGAGTAGTCTCACCTGCAGATGGCGCTGGTGTTTCAACTAAAAAAGCATTTAACATTTCTGTGTCAGCCAGTGATAATGTGGGTGTAGCGGAACTCGATATTCTCTTTGATGGGGTTGTGCGGGCTGCTTGTACTAATAGTAGTTCTTGTTCTGCGAGTGTAAATGCTCGAAAGGAATCGCAAGGGACACACACCATTACCGCAGTTGCGTATGATGCGGCAGGTAATGTGGCGGTTGTAGACAGTGTTGTAAATATTGGAAGTAGCAGTACTGGTGATAGTGGGTCGGGTGATAGTGGAACTACAAAGCCAGTGAAATGTGAGCCGTGGCCGAGTTGTCGGTAG
- a CDS encoding response regulator transcription factor: protein MRILIVEDEKKIRDFLKHNLEAACYAVDTCVDGAEGLRTATLNEYDLIILDNVMPNMTGLEVCTELRRSNLRTPILLLSVLSDTDIKVQALNAGADDYLTKPFSLTELLARIRALLRRPPQIEAEVFCYKDLTVDTRKHTVTKDGAEVALTRKEFTLLTYLMRHQGSVLSRGMIMEHVWDMNADPFSNTIETHIASLRRKLCDAETNEYIMTISGCGYKFGAFEGSAQY, encoded by the coding sequence ATGCGTATACTGATCGTTGAAGACGAAAAAAAGATCCGTGATTTCTTGAAACACAATCTTGAAGCAGCTTGTTATGCGGTTGACACCTGCGTCGATGGTGCAGAAGGACTGCGAACAGCAACATTGAATGAATACGACTTGATCATCCTCGATAACGTCATGCCAAACATGACCGGACTTGAGGTGTGTACTGAATTACGACGGAGTAATTTACGAACACCGATCCTTCTCCTCTCAGTTTTATCTGATACTGACATCAAGGTGCAAGCCCTCAATGCTGGGGCTGATGATTACCTCACCAAACCATTCTCACTGACTGAACTCCTTGCGCGCATTCGAGCTCTTTTGCGACGCCCGCCACAGATCGAGGCAGAGGTATTCTGTTACAAAGACCTGACTGTCGACACTCGAAAACACACCGTCACAAAAGACGGCGCTGAAGTTGCCCTGACCCGCAAAGAGTTCACTCTCCTCACCTATCTTATGCGCCATCAAGGTTCCGTCCTTTCACGAGGCATGATCATGGAACATGTCTGGGACATGAACGCCGACCCTTTTTCAAACACGATCGAAACACACATCGCAAGCCTGCGACGAAAGTTGTGTGATGCCGAAACGAATGAGTACATCATGACCATTTCAGGTTGCGGTTACAAATTTGGCGCCTTTGAGGGTTCGGCACAGTACTAA
- a CDS encoding cold shock domain-containing protein: MSNIKKGSVKFFKDDKGWGFVALKSGDAFLHIRTIEEYGFTAKDVKGMPHIEVETVMGLKGLEVSVVHKIRGKESPVLRAREAAKQAAAEEAKRVAAALAAAEAARLKQKQFGRIVEKNDENGRCVCIIEGTHPMRYEVCQDDGLGAMVAAGPLTLSEAEAEARIYRNASAAA, encoded by the coding sequence ATGAGCAATATCAAAAAAGGTTCGGTCAAATTCTTCAAGGACGACAAGGGGTGGGGTTTCGTCGCGCTCAAAAGCGGTGATGCCTTTCTCCACATCAGAACCATCGAGGAATACGGCTTCACCGCCAAGGACGTGAAGGGTATGCCGCATATCGAGGTCGAGACCGTCATGGGTCTGAAAGGTCTCGAAGTTTCGGTCGTCCACAAGATCCGCGGCAAAGAGTCGCCGGTCCTTCGTGCCCGGGAAGCAGCTAAGCAGGCTGCTGCCGAAGAGGCTAAGCGGGTCGCTGCTGCCCTGGCTGCAGCGGAAGCGGCACGTCTGAAGCAGAAGCAGTTTGGACGTATCGTCGAAAAGAACGACGAGAACGGTCGCTGTGTCTGTATCATCGAGGGTACTCATCCGATGCGCTACGAAGTGTGTCAGGACGACGGTCTCGGCGCCATGGTAGCGGCGGGTCCGCTCACTTTGTCGGAAGCCGAGGCAGAGGCGCGAATCTATCGCAACGCTTCGGCTGCGGCCTGA
- the recG gene encoding ATP-dependent DNA helicase RecG — MLFTDPLTSHVRVDTAHQKALKRLGIETVGDILYHLPARYEDISDVQSVGGLEKGQEAVVYGQLSGLKTRKAWKSRKPIAEGYVEDGSAKMKIMWFNQPYIAKMYTDGMYVKLAGKVAGSEDKLYLSNPEVEPLDSLPIDRHDSIFAGTEGADDTLYPVYRETKGITSRWLYHTVLKLFEKGALDTLSDPIPEEILKKYKLPILKTALVWVHSPKKAADAEAARKRFAFEEVFYIQVQKAQERAAVSAAQTYTIKTSDEHLAAFTERFPFSLTAAQDDSIQSILADFAAGTHAMSRLLEGDVGSGKTAVAATTAYAVATSRPPEGTDKKIEYGNLQVAYMAPTEILAKQHFESFIEYFHHLPISIGLITGSGCMKFPSKTDPTKPTKISKAQLLKWVANGEVPILIGTHALIYKSVEFKHLAYVIIDEQHRFGTNQRKKLAKKDARLPHLLSMTATPIPRTLALTIYGDLDITLLDQMPAGRKPVQTTVVGPGQSAEMYDHVRSELAAGRQAYVICPRIDEPDPTKENALNMKSVIAEAKRLKKDVFQDYVIEPLHGKMTPAEKDDVMKRFAEHKIDILCATSVVEVGVNVPNATNIIIEGAERFGLAQLHQLRGRVVRGTHQPYCFAVTESKSDKTRDRLKALATAKNGFELAEHDLQFRGSGELYGGKQSGLSDLGMEAIRNLKLVEAARTEAKHLVDQHSDLAKSFPLIAEKVTRLGEVLHME, encoded by the coding sequence ATGTTATTCACCGACCCACTCACGTCGCACGTTCGAGTTGATACTGCTCACCAAAAAGCTCTCAAACGACTTGGTATCGAAACCGTCGGCGACATTCTCTATCACCTCCCTGCTCGGTACGAAGACATTAGCGATGTACAGTCGGTTGGTGGCCTGGAGAAAGGCCAAGAAGCAGTCGTGTACGGCCAGCTTTCTGGCCTCAAGACCCGCAAAGCCTGGAAGAGTCGTAAGCCGATTGCTGAAGGCTACGTTGAAGATGGTTCGGCCAAGATGAAGATCATGTGGTTCAACCAGCCATACATCGCCAAGATGTATACCGATGGTATGTATGTGAAGTTGGCAGGCAAAGTGGCTGGAAGCGAAGACAAGCTGTATCTCAGCAATCCAGAAGTTGAGCCGCTCGATTCACTGCCAATCGATCGCCACGACAGCATCTTTGCTGGGACCGAAGGCGCCGACGATACGCTCTACCCCGTCTACCGCGAGACCAAGGGCATCACGAGCCGCTGGCTCTACCACACAGTCCTCAAGCTCTTTGAAAAAGGTGCACTCGATACCCTGAGCGACCCGATCCCGGAAGAGATCCTGAAGAAGTACAAACTTCCGATCCTTAAGACCGCGCTCGTGTGGGTGCACTCGCCCAAAAAAGCCGCCGATGCTGAAGCAGCGCGCAAGCGCTTTGCCTTTGAAGAGGTCTTCTATATACAAGTCCAGAAAGCACAGGAACGGGCGGCGGTGAGCGCCGCGCAAACCTACACGATCAAGACGAGCGACGAACACCTCGCGGCCTTTACCGAACGTTTCCCATTCTCGCTCACCGCCGCCCAAGACGACTCGATACAATCTATCCTCGCTGACTTCGCCGCCGGCACGCACGCTATGTCGCGCCTCCTTGAAGGAGATGTAGGAAGCGGCAAGACTGCCGTAGCGGCTACTACTGCGTATGCCGTCGCTACCTCTCGCCCACCAGAAGGCACGGATAAAAAGATTGAGTACGGGAACCTTCAAGTCGCATACATGGCACCAACTGAAATCCTCGCCAAGCAACACTTCGAATCGTTCATCGAGTATTTTCATCATCTCCCGATCTCGATCGGGCTCATTACCGGCTCCGGCTGTATGAAGTTCCCCTCGAAGACCGACCCGACGAAGCCAACCAAGATCAGCAAGGCGCAGCTCCTGAAGTGGGTCGCCAACGGCGAAGTCCCGATCCTCATCGGCACACATGCACTTATCTATAAGAGCGTGGAATTCAAACATCTCGCCTACGTGATCATCGACGAGCAGCACCGCTTCGGCACCAACCAGCGCAAGAAGCTCGCCAAGAAAGACGCGCGGCTTCCACACCTCCTCTCCATGACTGCCACCCCGATCCCGCGCACACTTGCGCTCACGATCTATGGTGACCTCGACATCACCTTACTTGATCAAATGCCGGCCGGCCGCAAACCAGTACAGACCACCGTCGTCGGCCCCGGCCAGAGCGCGGAGATGTACGACCACGTCCGCAGTGAGCTTGCGGCCGGCCGGCAAGCCTACGTCATCTGCCCGCGCATCGACGAACCAGACCCAACCAAAGAAAACGCGCTCAATATGAAGAGCGTCATCGCCGAAGCCAAGCGCCTGAAGAAAGACGTCTTCCAAGACTACGTCATCGAACCCCTCCACGGCAAAATGACACCAGCTGAAAAGGACGATGTCATGAAGCGCTTCGCCGAGCACAAGATCGACATTCTCTGCGCCACGAGTGTGGTGGAAGTGGGGGTCAATGTCCCGAATGCTACCAACATCATCATCGAAGGCGCGGAGCGCTTTGGCCTGGCGCAGCTCCATCAGCTCCGTGGGCGCGTCGTGCGCGGTACGCATCAGCCGTACTGTTTTGCGGTGACTGAGTCTAAGAGCGACAAAACCCGCGACCGCCTCAAGGCGCTCGCCACGGCCAAGAACGGCTTCGAGCTCGCCGAGCACGACTTACAGTTCCGTGGCTCCGGCGAGCTTTACGGCGGCAAGCAAAGCGGCCTCTCCGACCTCGGCATGGAGGCCATCCGCAACCTCAAGCTCGTCGAGGCCGCCCGCACCGAGGCCAAGCACCTGGTCGACCAACACTCCGACCTAGCCAAGTCTTTCCCGCTCATCGCGGAGAAGGTCACGCGGTTGGGTGAAGTGCTGCATATGGAGTAA
- a CDS encoding ABC transporter ATP-binding protein, which yields MKPLITATNIHRKFGEGDLITHVLKGIDLTVAEGEFLAIMGKSGAGKSTLMYQLSVLDEPSEGGVEINDVCVSELNERERTAFRLNTLGYVFQNYALVPDLTAEENVMLPLLMRGYDWEKAKERSHHSLDNVGLVGKYASLPNELSGGEQQRVAIARALSGKPKIIFADEPTANLDSVSGKQVIDLLVRLHHENNQTIVMVTHEREYAMDCDRIIHMEDGLVTNEERLT from the coding sequence ATGAAACCTCTTATCACAGCCACAAATATCCATCGAAAATTCGGCGAAGGTGATCTGATCACCCACGTCCTTAAAGGTATCGATCTTACCGTCGCAGAGGGTGAATTCTTGGCTATCATGGGTAAATCTGGTGCTGGTAAATCAACGCTCATGTATCAACTCTCAGTACTCGACGAACCATCAGAGGGTGGTGTTGAAATAAATGATGTCTGCGTATCAGAACTGAACGAACGTGAACGAACTGCCTTTCGACTCAATACACTTGGCTACGTGTTTCAGAATTATGCCTTAGTGCCCGACCTGACGGCTGAGGAAAATGTGATGCTACCACTTCTGATGCGCGGGTACGATTGGGAAAAGGCTAAAGAACGATCACACCACTCGCTTGATAATGTGGGACTAGTCGGAAAATACGCCAGTCTTCCAAATGAACTTTCCGGTGGTGAGCAACAGCGCGTCGCGATCGCCCGCGCTCTCTCTGGCAAACCAAAGATCATCTTTGCCGATGAGCCAACCGCTAACCTCGACTCAGTCTCAGGTAAGCAAGTCATAGACCTACTCGTGCGGCTCCATCATGAGAATAATCAGACAATTGTTATGGTCACCCACGAACGTGAATACGCTATGGACTGTGACCGCATCATTCATATGGAAGATGGATTGGTCACGAACGAAGAAAGACTAACATAG
- a CDS encoding NADP-dependent malic enzyme: protein MAAKKDYNKLALALHKKLKGKISIATKGKLKTKDDWSTMYTPGVGAVSSFLAKKPQEARNYTMKRNTVAVVSDGSAVLGLGDLGAIPALPVMEGKAAIFKEMADVDAVPIVLDTDEPEEIIRTVKLIAPGFGGINLEDIAAPKCFEIEERLKAELSIPVMHDDQHGTAVVVLAGLLNAVKVVGKQLKKLRVVIVGAGAAGRATALMLVKAGVVDVVVVDSRGAIYEGRPGLEGYKKDLAKVTNPNNLSGDVMQVVDGVDVIIGVSGPGTIAQAHIERMSKSPIVFALANPVPEIMPEDAKRAGAIVIATGRSDFPNQVNNSLAFPGIFRGALDHGVTEITDEMKIAAAKKIAALIKKPTADNVIPSVMTPGLVKAVASAIKK from the coding sequence ATGGCTGCTAAAAAGGACTACAACAAACTCGCGCTAGCTTTACACAAGAAACTCAAAGGCAAGATCAGTATTGCCACAAAAGGAAAGCTTAAGACCAAAGATGACTGGAGTACGATGTATACGCCAGGAGTCGGTGCGGTTTCTTCGTTTTTGGCCAAGAAGCCACAGGAAGCTCGTAACTACACCATGAAGCGCAATACGGTTGCAGTTGTGAGTGATGGTTCGGCGGTGCTTGGTCTAGGCGACTTGGGTGCGATCCCGGCACTGCCGGTAATGGAAGGGAAAGCGGCGATCTTCAAAGAAATGGCTGATGTGGATGCAGTTCCGATCGTGCTCGATACCGATGAGCCAGAAGAGATCATTCGTACGGTGAAACTGATCGCTCCGGGGTTTGGTGGTATTAACCTCGAAGATATTGCTGCGCCAAAGTGTTTTGAAATTGAGGAACGACTCAAGGCTGAGCTTTCGATCCCGGTGATGCATGATGATCAGCACGGTACGGCAGTGGTAGTGTTGGCCGGTCTTTTAAATGCAGTGAAAGTAGTGGGAAAACAGCTAAAGAAACTCAGGGTGGTGATCGTGGGGGCTGGTGCGGCCGGCCGGGCGACTGCGCTTATGTTGGTTAAAGCTGGGGTTGTAGATGTTGTGGTGGTAGATTCACGGGGCGCGATCTATGAAGGCCGACCGGGACTTGAGGGATACAAGAAGGACTTGGCGAAGGTGACGAATCCAAATAATCTCTCAGGAGATGTGATGCAGGTGGTTGATGGGGTTGATGTGATCATTGGTGTGTCTGGTCCGGGTACGATCGCACAGGCTCATATCGAGCGGATGTCAAAATCGCCGATCGTGTTTGCGCTCGCGAATCCGGTTCCAGAGATCATGCCGGAGGATGCAAAGCGTGCCGGAGCGATCGTGATCGCTACGGGCCGGTCTGATTTTCCTAATCAGGTAAATAACTCACTCGCATTTCCAGGAATTTTCCGTGGTGCGCTTGATCACGGTGTGACTGAGATCACTGACGAGATGAAGATCGCAGCTGCAAAGAAGATCGCAGCACTCATCAAGAAACCAACGGCTGACAATGTTATTCCGT